The genomic DNA TGGTAAACATACGGGTTGGTTGTTTGTCGCGTGTAACGTGGTCTGCTCAACCTTAAATCGCCTTTTGCCACTGAATACCAGACTTGTAAATCAGGTTGACGCAGAGACAACCTAAATCCATGTGCACAGGTGATGATACTCGCCAGCATACCAGATTTTGCCAATCTTCAAAGGCATGCTGACAAAATATCTGTTCTCGCTCAGCAGACCATTTGATCTGACTGTGAGCGACACCCAATTTTCAGAGACTGCTAAGACCATCTCTTACTAGGCCATGGGCACCGATATTGGTCCTCACATGACAAGGGGATGTCGGCAGTCTGATGCTGAGTTTAGTCGAAATTTATATACATTGATATACAACTATGATACATACAAGCTATTCGTTTACATAGTCTATTATTGCTGAGTTTTGCCGGTGTCGCAGACTGTCCCCTTGGCATGGCCCCAGAGCCACCTCCCGTTCACAATGAGGTATCTAATAGACACCTCGATCACCCAGCGGGCCATGGCTTACGGTCTGTTATATCACATGTCACTGATATCCTGGACGGATCCTTCATAGTGACTTGAAATTACCACTAGCCGGAACACCGGCATACTGCATCACATCACGAACCTTGAGAATTGCCACCCAGCAGAGAAGCTATGTCATTTCGAACCTTGTTGACAGAAGATACAGCATTGATCGTCGTCAGCGGAACCGTCCCTGATTGTTCAGTGTTAGCCaaccttctttttctctctaGAACGACTTCCGATTTTTTTGACAAATATACATGCTATCCTCCAAAACATCTCATCCAGTCTGCTCTACCGCTACAGCTAAGGATGACTTCCGCATCGTTGAGGCGATGCGTCACTGCTTTTACCAGACCAGAATAAGGTTGACGCAGATGCAACCCAATATGTTGAGCAAAGATGATTATCCTTGCATGACTTCCCAATCCTCCTTCTTTTTCGATCTTTTTCGATGATAGCAGGTCAGCACGGGGTGGACGGGTAACTTTAACTTGTTGCGGTGGCCTTCTTTCGATGCCAATACTCAAGGTCGTCCTAATGCAGGCAATCACGGGAGATCATACTCATCGATCCACAAGCAACGgcacatacatacattgaCGGCTTGAGTCAGCTATGTTTGCATTGCAAAAAGAATGTACACGAGGGGTATTACAACACTCGATGACGGCAGTCATCATGCCTATGCATCCCACGCGAGATTTTCCATCCGTTAATGGCATTCAGTAAAAACGTACTCGCACAGCAGATCTGTTGATCTGTATTATGGCGATCCCAGGTTTCAGAGACTGCTAGGACTGTCCCTTACTTATCATGGGCCCGATGTTGGGAAGTACGCATCAAGGGGACGTCGATAGTCTGATGCTGAGTTGAGTCGAGTTCTATTTACACTATTTTACAAGCTATGGTACAACATACAAGTGGAGTGGTTATATGATCTATTAGATATACTGGCGAGTTTGCTGAAATCGCAGACTGACCCCTTGATGCGGCTTCACGCCCACCTCCCGGTTCCTAACGAGGGTCTGATAAACACCTCAGTCAGAGAGCAGTTCGTGGCTTACGGGAGTTATAAAATGCGACTTTCAAAAAAGATGGTGCATACCATGTTTGCGACTTGAGGTGTTTTGGAAATATAGGAATTTGGCACTTGGCAGCGGACTCACAAGGCTATGTTGCCAAAAACTATAGAAGTATAAAAGTTGAGAGTCGTCAGCTAAAACAGTGCGCTCGTCATGTCCAACCTTCTTTGTCAACCTTCTTTTTGCTGCCATTCCGGGCTCTATGAATATAAGAGATGCTATCAGTTACCGgtttgtctttcttctcttcacatCCGGTCTCTCCATACTTCCATCTCATATCTCCAATCACACGTCCGCTTCATAATATATCAACTAGCGATCTCAAACTCTTGACGGCACGATCTCCTTACACCAGTTTCTGCCACTTAATCATGTCTGGGCTCAATAACGGTGTTGCCACTCGGCTTTCCCCCTTCACTATCCCCAAAGACATCGGCCTGCAGCTGAATGCTCTATGGAATTATGTCTTCGTGTTCCAGAAACCTTGGGAGTACGATTACCCAACTCTCAAGCGAAGAGTCGAGCTTATTCGAGATGCCAATGTGAGTTTTAATGTTGGTGCCGCCGAGAGCTCCTGCTGATTTCGGACATAGCAAAGGGGAATCATGGTGTGGTCTAGCTTGGCCAGAGTTACGGATCACATAAAACATCATATGCTTGTATACCTTGGCTCGATACCTCCAGCTAGAGAATTTGGGAGAGATACCGATCAATGGAATCATATAACTATCGAGACCTATAGCAGACTTGTGGAACGCGCAGAGTACCAGGCTTTAGCTTTGAGAGACATGCAGATGCCACAACCGCCACAAGGATTCCCCTTAGAAAAGGAACATTTCGAGGAAATATGCTCTTTAAATAGAGAGACCGTCAAGATTTGGAGGCAGACACAAGCTATGTTGAGCTCTTGGATGTTCcgaatggaagaaggaacgGGATTGACCAAAGCAGGAGATGTAGAGGTCAAATCGATGTCATAAATCAGGGTAGATGtggatcaagttgatcaagaatatACGGAAGTGGTGCTCAAGACAGCTttcgaggaggaggatcaacGAAGACATCAGCGAGCGTGGTCCCCTGAGGACACCGAGATCAGTATACAAACATACATTAGCGGTATGAGCGTGGATGCAAATCAATATgaccctcctccacctctcaAGGCAAGGTATCTCCCATTCCGGCTGGATACAATCTTGGATTATcacccttctccttcttctgttgCGACCTCCATGAGGGTAGGCCCCAAGTACGCCACGCCGGGCGATGTCGAATGCAGACTTGCTATTGCAAGGTGGCGAGCCAGCATCTCacgagaagaggtagaagaccGGGAAGAAGATCCAGGCTCAGACGCGGAGACTATTCGAGGCCTCAGTCGACCAGCTACACCTCGAGCTCCTCATGCGGCTTCCATTGTCTCCGATCGATCCGACGCTACGACCCATCTCGCCTATGCCTCCGACGAGGAAGAattgatattcatctcaGTCTCCGAGAGGGCCTACGCTCATATGGAGCGGGAGCATCAACggggattggaagaaggtgaaataggagaaggtgaaataggAGACGGTGAACTGGAAcgaggtgaattggaagaaggcgAGAAGGCGGAAGATTGATAAGGACTGCGCTTTGGTAGATTTTCTTCATTGCTTTGATAGCATTCGCAGCTTTGATAGTTGCTCTTGGATACTGCCACTTGTGTACTTGTTTCCATTCGATTTCGTCTTACCTGTATATACACTCGTACTGTTGTAACTTTATATTTCTGAAATTGTGCCTGTATCACTCATGACATCTCGTCGGTTATGCATCCCGATACGGTCAGATCCGATAACAGCTGTCGGACACTTGTCCGACATATCGCAATACCTCATAAATCACACTTGGTACAATTTGAGAATCTCGCAATGTATCCTGCATAACCTAGCTGAAAGTCtaatcatcgatcaacatgTCCAGAAATTCAATCCTGTCCGGCGCCGTCACATGTGAAGATACTCGAGCATCCGAGATCGGTACCACCATCTTATCGCAGGGAGGTAACGCAGTAGATGCTATAATAGCTACTATCATAGCAGTCAATACTCTATGTCCATATCATTCTGATattggaggaggtggattcgcTATTTTGAGAACTGGCGATGGTGAGATCAAAAGTTTGAACTTCAGACATACTGCTCCTGTGAGTACGCCCACCTCCGCTGTCACTTGACCGGACGTCTGCACCCAAGTCTCACATGAAATCGAACTGGCGCTGACTTTTGGTGCGTCACGCAGGCAGCTGCAAATAATGAGTTCTACAAGAACCCGAAAGTATCTTCGTCCATAGGAGGTGCAGCAGTCGCTGTACCAGGGGAACTCAAAGGGTTGGAAGAGTTACATGGGAAATATGGAAAGTTACCTTGGGAAAAGTTGTTGGAACCGTCGATTAGGCTGgcagaagatggtttcgAGGTGAAACAGGATTTGCACGAAGTGAGTGAAAAGTCTCCTCCACTCTTTCCGAACCGGATAGACAGTTTCTTTTGCCTTACCGTGTTCTTGCAAAATAGTTCATCACTGCCGAATGTAATCCACCTGGATCATCAAATCTCCCAGGCTCATGGATGGAGCACGATCCATGTTATTCCTCCTTATTTGTCGATGGTCAAGCTATACCTGTAGGCTCAACATGGAAAAGACCAGAATATGCCAATACCTTGAAGCAGATAGCCAAAGAGGGATCCAAAGCATTCTATGAGGGTGAGGTGGCCGAGGCTTTAGTGAAGGTCGTACAGGAACGAGGAGGATTGATGACCTTACAGGATCTGAAGGGTCAGTGATCTACTCCCGTGTTCTTGTTGCAATCGTGTTCTGATGGAAGCTGACGACGAAATGTAGAATACAAAGTAGAGTGGAATCAGCCATTATCGATACCTTACAGAGATTATACCATATACGCAACGCCCGCTCCAGCCTCAGGTGCGATCTTCCTATCTGCTTTGGGGATGTTGAGCCATTTCGAACCTGAAGGTAATGGTAGTGTGAAAGATCTACATGTACTGACCGAAtctttgagggtgagtgtgCTCGTAATATTATGCTGCATCATGCCCCAGTATCGATATAAATACTGAGACGATTATGATCAGCTCGCATATGGCCAGCGGACTGCGTTAGGAGATCCCAATTACGTTCCTGGTTTGGTTGAAAAACAGTCATCCTGGCTCACACCATGTGCTATAGAAGAAAAAGCAAAGCTGATCACTGGAAAGACCCATGAGCCGAACTACTATAAGCCACCCAAGTAAATTTTTACACGCTAGCGCTTCAGTAGTAGGGAGTAAGAAAGCTTATGCTTTGGTATACAACCTAGAGTCGAAATTGTGAATGATCATGGAACTTCCAATATCACTGTCGCCGATTCTGAAGGTTTGGTCGTGTCGATCACAACGACTGTTGGATTAGCTTGGGGTTCTCACGTCATCGTACCTGGTTATGGATTCGTGTTGAACGATTCTATGGATGATTTCTCAGTGGAAGGTCGACCGAATCAGTGGGGTTATGAACCTCAAGTGGCTAATTTCGGTGAGTATACTTGCTATAACACCAATAACAGATGGCCTTTTGGTTGAtcgctgatttgattttgcCTTGTCATGTAATGCGATTTCGTACATAGTCTTAGGCGGTAAGAGACCCCTAAGTTCAAGTTGTCCCTATATCATCACCCGTACTACCACCAACCAGCCACATGCCTCAGGAGGTGCAGCAGGTGGATCAACAATCATCTCGGGGAACGTTCAGGTCGCAAGGGGTATATTGGATTACGGTTTATCAGCGAAGGAGGCACTGAGAGCCAACAGGCTGCATAACCAGCTATTACCGAATGTCTCCGAATTAGAACAGTCTTCTACTCATCAAGGTATCACAGTTGATGGGTTTAGCGAAGAACAAGCTAAAGGATTGGAAATGAAAGGACATAAGATCAAGTGGGTCAAGAAAAATAGGACTACACCTGTGGTTATGAGAATGTACGACggacagaaagaaagatgggaggTGGGAGCCGAACCTAGGAGGAATGATTCGGGTGGTAGTGTTTTCATCGCTCCATGAAATACAGGTTCAAGATTGCAACGGGTTTTGTTCAGCTATCTCAAATCAAATAGACAACTCAGTAGAACAAATAGATTAAAACCAAGTATAACAGTATACCCATTCTAGAATCAGATTTAGGTATTGGCACTCATATGCATGAACAAATCTATGCAACTTTCGATGACGACTTTTGTATTCTAAGTATGGCCTTATAGACCTTTTAATGACATCCATTTATGCGCAGTTCCTCCCTCTATTTGATagatctctttcttcgatccCTTGAAGTTTCCTGGTACTAGGTCTCACCTATTTCTTTACTTTTCCCTCCTTGACCTTCTTACTCCACTCCTCCGCCGAGTTCCTGATCACCCAAGTCATCTCGTAAGTCTTAGCGGCATCTTCGTAGCTCGAGAAGATCTCTGGGGTTTCACCACCTTCGATAGCATCGATGAAATGATTCATCTCAGTTTGGTAGGCATCGTCACCGGGTGTGACAATCTTCTCAAATTCGTCAGAACCAGGTCGTCGGATGTGCAATTCGGGTGCTTTAGAGGTACCGAAGATGTTTTGTAAGCTAGGTTGGAAAAAAAGGGCATTAGCTTCGGTGATTATGCGAAGATCTGGGATGGACATGAGACACGACGATGCACGTACATGAAGGCGTACTGATCACACCATAGACATCGTCAGCTTTCTCTCGGCATTTAAGGCAAGCTGACTCACACCATCCGCAAATACTTCCAATTGCACCTCGTAATCTGTTCCGTGCAAAGCAGTAGAGTGAAGGAAGATCCCCACAGCTCCAGATTCGTATCTCCTGATGGAGCCAATATCTGTCAGTTGATACACTTGCATAGATTATCGTGCATTGCCCGATTTGGAAGACGGAGGGCCGATGGAGGGTGAACTTACCAGCTCGCGGTGGTAGCCCTTGGGATTCTAAGATCATCAGGAATGACAGATTCGTCAAAGTTCTTCTTGGACAATTGACCTGGTTTATCATCTGCCTCTAAAGCATGAGCGCTGAGATTAATTGAGAATCAGCATTTCCGATGTTGGATCTGTATGGGGATTTTTGGAGATCGGATGGTTTTTGAGGGATATGCACTGACGAGATTgtatcgaagttgatttcTCCACCCAAGAATCGTACGAGATCACCTAAATAGGTTCATGGTTCAGTGACCATGATCTAAGTCGTATAGGTGACTCCATAAAACCACTCACAGATATGGGTGGCTTGCTCGATGATGGGTCCAAGCATGATGTCTTTGTTCCACCATTCCTGAGTAATCCCATCAGCTCGATTTCTGTGGTTGCTTTAGTACACACGATACTTACAGTTTTGATAGCCAATTCGTAAGCTACTACGAATCTAGCATTGGTTGCCATCCTAAGTGGGGACACACGAATCAGCTATATCATTCCGTGTGTGCCAGACATGAGGTGTGAGACTCACACGTTGAGATTATTCTCCTCAATAATCTTCTTGACCTGTTGAACGATCTTGAGGTATCTCAATACGTACCTGGACGGACGGACAAGAGGGCATCAGTCAAGACCACCGTAGACCACCGTCTTATCAATCAGATGATCTGAATAGATATAACCTCACCCGATGGAAATAGGGGCCTTgtggttcttcttcaaataCTCAGAGACCTTCAAAGCTTCTCCTACGCTCTCTTCCCATGGTTGACCGGTAGCTACTGGTTTCTCAAAGAAGATAGCGATGCTGGGGAAAGCCTTGTTCAATTGGATCTCAAGGTCTTTTCCTGGTTGAGTCGATCCTCGAACGGTAGGTGGAGTAGCGACGAAAATGGCTCTATGTGTATGAAGATGTAAGACTATGTTGGGACTGTATGTTCCCGCTAAAACAGTTTGATCACGCACCTAGGCTCCTTGGCTTTCCCCTCATCCACCAGCTTCTTGAATTCTGCTACACTCGGTAAAATCACTGTATTCTTGTAAGATTCCTTATGAGGTCCATCTCTTTTGATTTTCAATGCCTCTTCAGCTCGGGTGGGTACAACTTCAATGACAGCATCGACGACAAGTCGAGAACCGAGTTTTTGCTCTGCTCGTTTGGCAATGTTCCATGGTCCTATCATCGACTATTCTGTCAGCTCACTTCCACTTTTCAATTGAAGATGTGAAGTTTACTCTACCTTCTGGTGTACCGAACATTGCCTACGACCCATAATACACGATTCGTGAGCTCTCAGGTCATTGTCAAGGAAAATATATAGGGTAAGAGAGGCTTACATATCCGGCACCGACCATTATAACGTGAAACTCATCTTGGGCTGATGACATTGTGTACTAAGTTATCTGATAAGGACACTTGAGTCGGGAATGAGGTATACAGTATGCTATCACGAGCTGGTGGTCGATGGTCGATGGACAGAGAAACAAGAACAAACAACAATCGAAGACTAAGGTTGTCTGGGATATGAGATGGGTAGACTCGTAATCGATCCGTACATGTGCATCTTGGCATCTGTTGTTTCGATTATTCGATTTCGGATAACGCAATCCATCGACCCTCAAGATTCAGGCACGAATAGAGTTAACCATCGGCTGGCTGCTGCCTGTTTTAGCGTTTTATAGCGTACCACCGAATTGATCTAGGGGTATAATCATCAAATGCATAGGAAATGTACAAAACAGCAGaccttctacctctaccaCATCAAGACCGAGATGAGTAGATGTAAGATGCACTCATGTCTCAATCTGAGAAACAATCTAAATCCTCTTTCGCTTCAAGATCCCTTTCAGcggtttctcctctttggcGAAAGATAccctcttgaccttctttgaaGGAGCAGGCAAAGATGccctctttcttttcttggCAGCTACAGGCTCAGGCTCAGGTTcactttcctcctcctcctcctcctcctcctcttcttcatcctcatcatcttcctcgggATCAGATCCTGATGATGGTTCAGGGCCATCTTCCAGTTCTAgctcttcaccttcgtcaGATCCTATCAGTaatccttcatccccttcttcttcgtcctcgtccccatcctcatcgtcttcttcgtcttcctcatcatcagaaggaCCAGCCATAGCGGTGTAATCATCGTCCAAGATAATCTGTCCAGAATAATCGCATCAGCGTTGTATGACTAAGGACAGAAGAGAATCGAAGCTTAGAATGCATATAACTCACATCATGTTTATCAACTTCCTCAGGCCCCTTGAACCTGACCAGACCTTTTcgattctccttcttcaagtCCCTCTTGGACTTACACTTCTCCAACACGGATGACATGTCGTATTCAATTTTCGTGGCTGACAATGATTTAGGAGCGGTAGTGTAGTATGGGAAAGTGTTGAATGCCCAATCTCGAAGTATCACCCTGGCGGCAGCTTCAAGATCTGGTGTACCGTGCTATCGCGCGAAACAAGGTCATTTGAGCTGGTTGTCATCTCGTGCTTTGacgctcaactcaccttcttgatccgTCCTTGAGCACGAGCAACTCCAGTCAAGAAAGCCTCTACGTCCCCGGCCTCGAAGAAAGGTACGTTGTAAGCCAACATGAGATCttggtgatttgatcgttTTATGATGTAATTGACTACAATGAGATAGCTGGTCAGTTAGTTGCTGTCATGTGAGCTATACGTAGATGGGAACTTACCTAGTGGGAACACATCCTTGACTTTATCTACCCTACCCAAATTTCTTCGTAGAAGGTCACCTGCTAACCTAGCTTCCAATGCATCCCACTTCTCCGGgttcacttcctcttcctcttcatcttcgtcgtcctcatcttcatcctcggaatcatcatcttcagcataTTCCCATCCTGGAGTATCGATCACCCTGatcttctcaccatcaacttcgatctcCACTTCGACGGGGACCTTGGTCTTAGGTTCAGGTATCTTAGCGGAAGTTGCAGTTGGGATGTAAGGGGCGACAGCATGTTTGGGTTGTTTGGGCGAGAGCAACGAATTCAAGATTGAGGTTTTTCCAACAGATGGTAGACCCATAAAGGCAATGACCAACGGTTCAACAGGTTCTTTGAATTTGGACTTCGAACCtgactttgatttcgatttcgaatttgattttgattgtttcTCAGACGACCATTGCTTGATAGCTTTGAAGAATTCGTCTTTACCTAATACGGAGTGTAGagacagagaagaagacgatggagtcttagatgaagaagctgaagaggttggtggagaaggtaaagaggatTTGAATAGGAAAGCAGGAATGTCGAGTTTGGCTAACCATGATTCGAGAGCTTCCTTTGGCACGAGGTCTGGGAAATGATATTAGTCAAACAAAGTTCGTCTGAAGTGATTTTCGGGAACTTGTTAGCTCACCTATCTTGTTAACAAGAAGAACCACTCTTCCCTCAGCCTCTTTCACCAAACCTTCAACATGACCACTTCTGCCACCCAATATATCTCTTGCATCTACAACTTCACAGATAACGTCCGCTCGGTCAATCACATCCGTAAGGGTAGTGAGAGCAGTGTCAATCAGATCAGGGACATCTGCAGCAACCAAGctggatgttgatggttcAGCGATAGCTGATAACGGGGCAGTACGAGAGAGCACGGCTCCAGAAAGCGAGATAATTCCAGGTGtatcagcctcagcttcttcttgtgGTGGTGCAAGCTTGGCGGCTTTAGCAGCTTCCCTTCGAgcaatcttctcttcttcggccTATCAGTGgattgatatcatcagctaaacagctcaagctgatgaagtgaCTTCCTCAGCTGACCTTTCGTCGCTCTTCAGCTAGTTCGGCAAggatttgatctttgaaTGGAAAACTGTTGGGAATTCCCGGATCTTGCTTCTTTTCTGCAGTCaaggagatatcatcagtatcGAGTTTATGAACAGCCATCATGGATTCGAGGGATACTCACTAGACTTCCATGTCTGATCCTTCTTGGCTGCCTTCTTTGTTTTCCTCTTGTTGTCAACAGACTTCTTGTGGATCTTTGCCCTGTCTCGGGTCGTTTTACGATTAGACGTCTCTGTGGGACAAGTCGATCAGCACCATCACTGTGAGCCATCTTCCGAGATCCCATACTCACGCTTCCTTATTCTAGGCATGGTGTTTGGTCTTTATTGTAAGAAGTGTTGTATACAAGCACGACGACAGTTTAGGTGACCACCGTGAAATACATTTGCATTCTTCAGAAACAAAATCTTGAAATCTGAAGGCCTCCACTTCACTCTCGATGCGATGAGAAGGGAATTTGCCACTTTGGGTAAAATCGGACATACATGGGGAGTTAAAGTGGGTTACTCTTATACGGTGTGATGTTTACATTCCTTTCAACCTGACCGCGACTATCTTTGCCAAACAACCAAAACAAAAACATTACCAGATCCTCAACATCTCatcgcttccttcttctccctccatACCTTCCACCAGACAATAAAAAACATCAACATGCCGTTCCCTAATCCAGGGTGGCATACAGATGAGCTGGCAGAAGAATGGCCagaaagctcaccttcaccaccaatGATGCCCGTGGAATTACCTCCTATCCCTGGCCCAACGATCAACATGGATTCGATCCGAGCGAAGAGAGGCTCTCTCAGAATGTTGGGTCAAGCCTCAGCAAGGCCATTACCCCCTTCTAGAAGTGCCAGCTCTGGATCACAACCCGGTAGAATAGTGTCTGGTCATGTCGATAATGGACAGGGTCATATAccgagatcaagatcgatatcgCACAACGAAAGTGGTTTGCTGTCACCTCcctcatccagatcatcctctGGTGCAGGACAAGAAGCGGTCGGGACAGAAGCTGCAGCTGGAACTTTCGTAGTCAAAGAAGGAGTAGAAGATAACAGAGGTCAACATCTAGCTAGAAATCCAATGGGCCCCAAAGGCAGTAAAGATATATTTGGTGCTTTACCTTTAGAGAGGATGTTTGATCCACCCTCACCGCCTACCAATCCCACAAACCAAGAGCAACAATCCCTCCCTTCCATCCTCGAACCGATAGCCGAATTATCCGCAGCTATCTCTACTCCGACACCCGCTGCACCCGATCATGCCCGACGATCCTCCCATCCTTACGCACCTGCGAATCCCTCAAGGCTCAGTAAATCCGTCACTCCCTCTTCCAATGATTCATTCActaccacctcgtccacaGACGGATCCCTGGGTCGATCTCATATCATCGAACAAAATATTGTTCACGAAGAAGCAGACTCACTCATCAGAGATGACACCCTTCTCAgaggagatgaggacgatTCCGTTTcacctggagaaggtgaattcTACACTGCTCCTCAAGGTCAAGATGGAACGATGAAGAGCCGTCTTGGGGAGATAACGTTGAAGTCTGGAGAAGTAGAAACGGacttatcacctttcaaccGACGTGGATCGGGAGATTATCCATTCACTTTCAACGCACCTCGACATCCATCTGGTAAAATCTCATCAGAACAAGGTCATTCAGAACGGTCGATATTTGATCCTGAAAAACACAACAACGGGGAGGAAGGGCCATCTCATTCAACGCTGAATATGAAACCAAAATCTCGTCCAGCTTTAGAGCAGGTACAGCCTCTCTCTCGGGGAGTATCTCAACAATCGTCGAATCCTGGTTTGCGATTATTCAGGAGTACCTACGATACATATACTCGAGAACACTTATCTGCTCTAGTGGATAGCATTGCGATCGaaccctcaccttcaccacctgccGCTCAAAGTAGACAAGCTTCGAGAGATTGGTCTCCCAGTGTCGAGTATTCAGCTTCCCCTTCTGCCTCGGGCTCAAGGTCAACACCATCGGGTTCTAGCCTTTCGTCTGATGCtagatcatcaaagagacTGAGACTTTCCCCTGCCTCCCCACCAAAACGATATTCTGGTCTGAGAGACTGGGGTGCTCAAGGAAGagcgatgatggagagaataagaggaagagatacGGCCGATGAGACTACCACCAGTGCGAGTAAAAGTCAGGACACCGCGAGTGATCGTCATGCGTTTGAAATGGGTAAGTTCGCAGTCCATCTGGGAG from Kwoniella mangroviensis CBS 8507 chromosome 1 map unlocalized Ctg02, whole genome shotgun sequence includes the following:
- a CDS encoding gamma-glutamyltransferase produces the protein MSRNSILSGAVTCEDTRASEIGTTILSQGGNAVDAIIATIIAVNTLCPYHSDIGGGGFAILRTGDGEIKSLNFRHTAPAAANNEFYKNPKVSSSIGGAAVAVPGELKGLEELHGKYGKLPWEKLLEPSIRLAEDGFEVKQDLHEFITAECNPPGSSNLPGSWMEHDPCYSSLFVDGQAIPVGSTWKRPEYANTLKQIAKEGSKAFYEGEVAEALVKVVQERGGLMTLQDLKEYKVEWNQPLSIPYRDYTIYATPAPASGAIFLSALGMLSHFEPEGNGSVKDLHVLTESLRLAYGQRTALGDPNYVPGLVEKQSSWLTPCAIEEKAKLITGKTHEPNYYKPPKVEIVNDHGTSNITVADSEGLVVSITTTVGLAWGSHVIVPGYGFVLNDSMDDFSVEGRPNQWGYEPQVANFVLGGKRPLSSSCPYIITRTTTNQPHASGGAAGGSTIISGNVQVARGILDYGLSAKEALRANRLHNQLLPNVSELEQSSTHQGITVDGFSEEQAKGLEMKGHKIKWVKKNRTTPVVMRMYDGQKERWEVGAEPRRNDSGGSVFIAP